One Actinomyces respiraculi DNA window includes the following coding sequences:
- a CDS encoding DUF3017 domain-containing protein, translated as MSQEEPEARTAPTGVGRHPRWGESRREPYSTLSVVATTLALAGVPVLALTQHHRLAVLWLACLVLGLSAVRVLRPDGTWIAARGRVFDAVFGLLLALGLFLLSSYVELPRVL; from the coding sequence GTGAGTCAGGAGGAGCCGGAGGCGCGCACCGCCCCGACGGGCGTGGGGCGGCACCCGCGGTGGGGGGAGTCCCGCCGTGAGCCGTACTCGACGCTGAGCGTTGTGGCCACCACCCTCGCGCTCGCGGGGGTGCCGGTGCTGGCGCTCACGCAGCACCACCGGCTGGCAGTGCTGTGGCTCGCCTGCCTCGTCCTGGGCCTGTCAGCGGTGCGGGTGCTGCGTCCCGACGGCACGTGGATCGCGGCCCGGGGGCGGGTGTTCGATGCTGTTTTCGGGCTCCTGCTCGCGCTCGGGCTCTTCCTGCTGAGCTCCTACGTCGAGCTGCCCAGGGTGCTGTGA
- a CDS encoding dicarboxylate/amino acid:cation symporter, whose protein sequence is MSTATTKSPADPRRFLAKGGILPWVLTAIILALLLGSITIGGNHLVPVAVGRVFATFSGLFSQFLSFSIPLIIIGLVTPAIADLGRGAGKWLGITAAIAYGSTLFSGFLTYLVCASVFPRLLGGNSLSEVAEPGSALTSFFTVEMPAAVGVMTALLLSFVVGIGLAMVPRGVLRKGFIEFRAIITSLIERIIIPLLPLHIFGIFLNLTYTGEAWSIMRTLVRVVVVVLLLEVVILGTQYLIAGAIGRRNPLKALVTMLPAYLTALGTSSSAATIPVTLAQTRKNGVSNAVASFTVPLCATIHLAGSTSKIFAFAFAIVLTQDLTVSASQWIGFVFMLGITMVAAPGVPGGAIVAATGLLSSMLGFSDAQVALMIATYIALDSFGTATNVTGDGAIAIVVDKMAGGSFHNDGDVENARELSFDGMKYLDRVSVDGVVSPEDLAASAAAAGPNAVS, encoded by the coding sequence ATGTCCACTGCGACCACGAAAAGCCCCGCCGACCCGCGCAGGTTCCTCGCCAAGGGCGGGATCCTCCCGTGGGTCCTGACCGCGATCATCCTCGCCCTGCTCCTGGGCAGCATCACGATCGGCGGCAACCACCTCGTTCCCGTGGCCGTGGGGCGCGTCTTCGCGACCTTCTCCGGCCTGTTCAGCCAGTTCCTCAGCTTCTCCATCCCGCTCATCATCATCGGTCTGGTAACCCCCGCCATCGCGGACCTCGGCCGTGGCGCAGGCAAGTGGCTCGGCATCACCGCGGCCATCGCCTACGGCTCGACGCTCTTCTCCGGCTTCCTCACCTACCTGGTGTGCGCGAGCGTCTTCCCCCGCCTGCTGGGCGGCAACTCCCTGTCCGAGGTCGCCGAGCCCGGCAGCGCCCTGACGAGCTTCTTCACCGTCGAGATGCCCGCCGCCGTCGGCGTCATGACCGCTCTGCTGCTCAGCTTCGTCGTCGGCATCGGCCTGGCGATGGTGCCGCGCGGCGTCCTGCGCAAGGGCTTCATCGAGTTCCGCGCGATCATCACCTCGCTCATCGAGAGGATCATCATCCCGCTGCTGCCGCTGCACATCTTCGGCATCTTCCTCAACCTCACCTACACGGGCGAGGCCTGGTCGATCATGCGCACGCTCGTGCGGGTGGTGGTCGTCGTCCTCCTGCTCGAGGTCGTCATCCTCGGCACCCAGTACCTCATCGCCGGCGCCATCGGCCGCCGCAACCCCCTCAAGGCCCTGGTGACGATGCTGCCGGCCTACCTCACGGCCCTGGGCACCTCCTCCTCCGCGGCCACCATCCCGGTGACGCTCGCCCAGACGAGGAAGAACGGCGTGTCCAACGCGGTCGCCTCCTTCACCGTGCCGCTGTGCGCCACCATCCACCTGGCCGGCTCCACCTCGAAGATCTTCGCCTTCGCCTTCGCGATCGTCCTGACCCAGGACCTGACGGTCTCCGCCTCCCAGTGGATCGGCTTCGTCTTCATGCTCGGCATCACGATGGTTGCCGCCCCGGGCGTGCCCGGCGGTGCCATCGTGGCCGCCACCGGTCTGCTGTCCTCGATGCTCGGCTTCAGCGACGCCCAGGTGGCGCTCATGATCGCCACCTACATCGCCCTGGACTCCTTCGGCACCGCCACGAACGTCACGGGTGACGGCGCCATCGCCATCGTCGTCGACAAGATGGCCGGAGGCTCCTTCCACAACGACGGCGACGTCGAGAACGCCCGCGAGCTGTCCTTCGACGGCATGAAGTACCTCGACCGCGTGAGCGTCGACGGTGTGGTCTCCCCGGAGGACCTGGCCGCCTCCGCTGCCGCGGCGGGTCCGAACGCCGTGAGCTGA